The region TTCCTCGGCAATATCTTCTGGGAAGGCCTGAAGGATTACCAGAAGAACAGGCTCGTCGTCTTCCTGGAACCGGATGTCGACCCGTCAGGGATCGGGTATCATATCACCCAATCAAAGGTGGCGATAGGGTCGGGGCAGGTCATCGGAAAAGGATACCTCAAGGGGACGCAGGGACCCTTCAGATTTCTCCCGGAGAAGCATACGGACTTTATCTTCGCGGTCTTCGCCGAAGAATGGGGCTTTGGAGGCAGCATCTTCCTTCTCTTCCTTTATCTCTCCTTCATCCTGCGGGGAATCGATACCGCACGAAAAGCGAAGGACGAATTCGGAAGGCTCTTCGCCACGGGGATTTCGTTCATGTTCACCGTCTACTTCTTTGTGAATATCGGCATGACCCTCGGCATCACTCCCGTTGTGGGGGTCCCCCTGCCTTTCATGAGCTACGGCGGGACGGCACTCCTCACAAACTTCATCGCAGCGGCGATGCTCATCAATATACGCGTACGAAGGTTCGAACTCTTCTATTAGCTTGACAGCCTCTCGAGGGGTGGTAGAATAATTTCAGGAGATATCACCGGAGGTGAACGATGAAGTGGGCGGTCCCTCTTTCACTGACTCTCGTCATGGTATCGGCCTTTCTTGCGAAGGATGTCTGCGGCGAAAAGAACGTATTCGTTGCTGTCGTTGACACCGACGGCGTCCAGAAGGTCGCGGTCCTTGCAGGCGAGTATTTCTTTGACCCTGATCACATCATCGTGACCGTGAACGTTCCTGTTGAGATATATATCCGGAAAGAAGCGGGTGCCACCCCCCATGCCTTTGTACTAAAGGCACCGGATGCCGGAATGGACATCAACGAATCCTTGAGCACGGAGCCGAAGAAGATCACGTT is a window of Thermodesulfovibrionales bacterium DNA encoding:
- a CDS encoding cupredoxin domain-containing protein, whose protein sequence is MKWAVPLSLTLVMVSAFLAKDVCGEKNVFVAVVDTDGVQKVAVLAGEYFFDPDHIIVTVNVPVEIYIRKEAGATPHAFVLKAPDAGMDINESLSTEPKKITFRPTKTGNYPFYCDKKLLFFKSHRERGMEGILEVRD